One genomic segment of Aquipluma nitroreducens includes these proteins:
- a CDS encoding acyltransferase, with product MAYANTSNYKQVSFYYKFKSKIGKILAQYAPYYKMRIFGMKLCGFYVGSQTYIGQDLIIASLISEKSCHLKIGDRVALGPRVTIILSSDANWSNLMKHIEPIKGTVILKNDCWIGAGAIILPNVSIGECSIVGAGSVVTKDVPDFTVVAGVPAVVIKKLNIS from the coding sequence ATGGCTTACGCTAATACTTCAAATTACAAACAGGTCTCGTTCTATTATAAATTCAAATCAAAAATTGGTAAGATTTTAGCACAATATGCTCCATACTATAAAATGAGGATATTTGGCATGAAATTATGCGGTTTTTATGTTGGAAGTCAGACTTATATTGGGCAGGATTTAATTATTGCAAGCTTAATTTCCGAAAAATCTTGTCATTTAAAAATAGGAGACAGGGTTGCATTAGGCCCCCGTGTTACCATTATCCTATCTTCAGACGCTAATTGGTCAAATTTAATGAAACATATTGAGCCAATCAAAGGAACTGTTATCTTAAAGAATGATTGCTGGATTGGTGCTGGTGCAATAATTTTGCCAAATGTATCAATTGGAGAATGTTCAATTGTTGGCGCTGGCTCTGTAGTAACAAAGGATGTTCCTGATTTTACAGTTGTAGCAGGAGTGCCAGCTGTAGTAATAAAAAAACTAAATATTTCATGA
- a CDS encoding lipid II:glycine glycyltransferase FemX has product MNLITEPENIEKKKWSDFVMNHPNGNIFQTPAIFDLYDKTPKYETVFCAALDSRNEIVGLNLAIIQKEHFGIFGQLSARSIIWGGPLIKEENPEVLDLLLRKYKEQIHDKAIYTQFRNLWQWSASERSVFENNSYEYIDHLDILIDLKIDENKLFNNFHSGRRKNIRRAERIPLVFEQVVDASEIKQCELLVKETYKRVKLPCPDKSFFDNAKTNLCENGMSKIFAVKYQDQIISCRYELCYKDLIYDWYAGTSETHLDKYPNDYLPWKILQWAKENKYSTFDFGGAGKPNEPYGVREYKLKFGGELVNYGRFEAIHKPRLMKLGKLGFIIYKKINGLR; this is encoded by the coding sequence ATGAATTTAATAACTGAACCAGAAAATATTGAAAAAAAGAAATGGAGTGATTTTGTTATGAATCATCCGAATGGTAATATTTTTCAAACACCAGCTATATTTGATTTATATGATAAAACCCCTAAGTATGAAACTGTATTTTGTGCAGCACTTGATAGCCGCAATGAAATAGTTGGTTTAAACCTTGCGATCATACAAAAGGAACACTTTGGAATATTTGGCCAGCTTTCGGCACGTTCAATAATATGGGGAGGCCCACTTATTAAAGAGGAAAATCCAGAAGTACTTGATTTGTTATTAAGAAAATATAAAGAACAAATACATGATAAGGCTATTTATACACAATTCCGAAATCTTTGGCAATGGAGTGCTTCAGAAAGATCTGTGTTCGAAAATAATAGTTATGAATATATAGACCATTTAGACATTTTGATAGATTTAAAAATTGATGAGAATAAGTTATTTAATAATTTCCATTCGGGAAGACGAAAAAATATCCGAAGAGCAGAAAGGATTCCATTGGTATTTGAACAAGTTGTTGATGCTAGTGAAATAAAGCAATGCGAACTACTCGTTAAAGAAACCTATAAGCGAGTGAAGCTGCCATGTCCAGATAAATCCTTTTTTGATAATGCAAAAACTAATTTGTGTGAAAATGGCATGTCAAAAATATTTGCCGTTAAATATCAGGATCAAATCATAAGTTGTCGTTACGAATTATGCTACAAAGATCTTATTTATGATTGGTATGCTGGCACTTCAGAGACACATCTTGATAAGTATCCAAATGATTATCTTCCTTGGAAAATTCTCCAGTGGGCAAAAGAGAACAAGTATTCAACTTTCGATTTTGGTGGTGCCGGTAAACCTAATGAACCTTATGGGGTGCGAGAGTATAAACTCAAATTTGGGGGGGAATTGGTTAATTATGGACGATTTGAAGCAATTCATAAACCTAGGCTAATGAAACTTGGAAAATTAGGATTTATTATATATAAAAAAATAAATGGCTTACGCTAA
- a CDS encoding polysaccharide deacetylase family protein — protein MDFTIKQYQSLIGTLKTQTYLFQTFESSLKHINKRAIILRHDVDLLPRNSLRFAQIQANLNIKGSYYFRAVPESWDEQIIKEIANLGHEVGYHYETMDTTNGDIDKAWDQFRTHLDELRKLTDVETICMHGSPRSKYDNKQLWVKYDYKTLGLIGEPYFDIDFSKVGYLTDTGRQWNGNKVSIRDKVNSSFNFNFRSTQDIIRSVNQLPDQIMFTFHPQRWNDNWFLWTKELVLQNVKNQVKRILIR, from the coding sequence ATGGATTTTACTATTAAACAATACCAGAGCCTCATTGGTACCCTTAAAACACAGACGTATTTGTTTCAAACATTTGAATCGTCTCTGAAACACATCAATAAAAGAGCCATTATCCTGCGGCATGATGTAGACTTGTTGCCACGAAACTCTTTGAGATTTGCCCAAATACAAGCCAATTTAAACATTAAAGGCTCTTATTATTTTCGTGCAGTTCCAGAAAGTTGGGATGAACAAATAATCAAAGAAATAGCCAATTTGGGCCATGAGGTAGGTTATCATTATGAAACCATGGATACAACAAATGGTGATATTGATAAAGCATGGGATCAGTTCAGAACTCATCTGGATGAGTTGAGAAAATTGACCGATGTTGAAACCATTTGTATGCATGGTAGTCCACGTTCAAAATACGATAACAAGCAACTTTGGGTGAAATATGATTACAAAACTCTTGGATTAATTGGCGAACCCTATTTTGATATTGATTTTAGTAAGGTAGGCTATTTAACGGATACAGGCAGGCAATGGAATGGCAATAAAGTAAGCATCCGCGACAAAGTTAATAGTTCGTTCAATTTCAATTTCCGTTCAACCCAAGATATTATTCGTTCAGTTAATCAGTTGCCCGATCAGATCATGTTCACCTTCCACCCTCAGCGCTGGAACGATAATTGGTTCCTCTGGACCAAAGAGTTGGTACTGCAAAATGTAAAAAATCAGGTCAAGCGAATATTGATTCGCTGA
- a CDS encoding glycosyltransferase family protein: MRKKSSIGNSMNYIFFLLRNEDLNFLSQISGTKNYNYPIIRGIIVFFGGFIKSLKDMRLKINHPNKYTIFLYWNSINNKSVIDPISNIIDNSGTISFKNKADIKLFGFGAYFISLLYFPIVLYQYFNEKNSGLRNVYKYRFAYVWRSFGLYIYLRSFFSSCKNKVLVIPNDHEFKARIIRLAAFEKKVPTVYIQHASISPYFPPLDFEYAFLDGEDALEKYSKIGNSDTIVFLTGNAKYDDWFSVINRSTIITNLGICPGIIDGVAEVQTLIIFIKSKFPNIKLFLRPHPSDKRIEIWKTITGDLNVEMNDSVHCSSFDFLKSTDAIIACESNIHLEAAILNVIPIYYNFQETVIYNDVYGFLKKRLVYDCQKSFELINILLDEILNSKPDVSHKIKPYIDTASTKYQGCSASLMAKLVVEIQNKKIDFSIWEKCREYHNIRAYKLRIEV; the protein is encoded by the coding sequence ATGCGCAAAAAAAGCTCTATTGGGAATAGCATGAATTATATTTTTTTTTTGTTGCGTAATGAAGATTTGAATTTTTTATCTCAAATATCAGGCACAAAAAATTATAATTATCCTATAATCAGAGGCATTATTGTCTTTTTTGGAGGTTTTATAAAAAGCCTTAAGGATATGCGTTTAAAGATTAACCATCCCAATAAATATACGATATTCTTATACTGGAATTCAATAAACAATAAGAGTGTTATTGATCCAATATCTAATATCATTGATAATTCTGGTACAATCAGTTTTAAAAATAAAGCAGATATAAAATTATTTGGTTTTGGAGCTTATTTTATATCATTGCTTTATTTTCCAATTGTCCTTTATCAATACTTTAATGAAAAAAATAGTGGATTGAGAAATGTTTACAAATATCGATTTGCTTATGTATGGCGATCTTTCGGTTTATATATATATTTAAGAAGTTTCTTTTCATCATGTAAAAATAAAGTATTAGTTATACCGAACGACCATGAATTCAAAGCAAGGATAATTCGACTGGCTGCATTCGAAAAAAAAGTACCAACAGTTTATATACAGCATGCAAGTATATCACCTTATTTTCCACCACTCGATTTCGAATATGCTTTTCTTGATGGTGAGGATGCCCTTGAAAAATATAGTAAAATTGGAAATTCGGATACTATTGTTTTTTTAACAGGAAATGCAAAGTATGATGACTGGTTTTCGGTTATAAACAGATCTACAATTATTACAAATTTGGGAATATGCCCTGGAATCATAGATGGTGTAGCAGAAGTGCAAACACTGATAATTTTTATTAAAAGTAAATTCCCAAATATCAAACTTTTTTTACGACCACACCCCAGTGATAAGAGAATTGAAATATGGAAAACGATAACAGGGGATTTAAATGTTGAGATGAATGATTCAGTTCATTGTTCATCATTCGATTTTTTAAAATCGACCGACGCTATTATCGCATGTGAGTCGAATATACATTTAGAGGCAGCAATTTTAAATGTAATACCAATTTATTATAATTTTCAAGAAACTGTTATTTATAATGATGTTTATGGCTTTTTGAAAAAAAGGTTGGTTTATGATTGTCAAAAATCATTTGAATTAATTAACATTCTTCTTGATGAAATTTTAAATAGCAAACCTGATGTTAGTCATAAAATTAAACCTTATATTGATACAGCATCGACGAAATATCAAGGATGTTCAGCGAGTCTTATGGCAAAACTAGTTGTTGAGATTCAGAATAAAAAAATTGATTTTTCAATTTGGGAGAAATGTCGCGAATATCACAACATTAGGGCGTATAAATTAAGAATTGAAGTATGA
- a CDS encoding cytidylyltransferase domain-containing protein, protein MKIGLFITARLKSSRLPLKLLLDLNGRTIIERVIDRAKQITDVDQIVLCTSVNRQDKPLTDIALKNDIHYYLGSEEDVLQRLLDAAKFFSVDYIISITGENPIFSVEYANQTIDLIKKTHADFIQFAGLPIGCAVYGIKVKALEVVCAVKKEVDTEIWGPLINRPELFDIIREEVPSFYNRLDLRITNDYFEDYQFLNAVFKHFGKNEIPSLYSVLDLLDLNPEYLKIHGHRIQASLSEEQLGKIDIYFKENLVRIKEIKAGIYKKMI, encoded by the coding sequence ATGAAAATAGGATTATTTATAACAGCCCGACTAAAATCGAGCAGGTTACCGTTAAAACTTCTCCTCGATCTTAATGGAAGAACAATTATTGAACGGGTCATTGACCGAGCTAAACAGATTACTGATGTAGATCAGATTGTTTTGTGTACATCGGTAAATAGGCAGGATAAGCCATTAACGGATATTGCTCTGAAAAATGATATCCACTACTATTTAGGAAGCGAAGAAGACGTTCTGCAAAGACTTCTTGATGCTGCTAAATTCTTTAGTGTAGATTACATTATATCTATTACAGGAGAAAATCCTATATTTTCTGTTGAATATGCAAATCAAACTATTGATCTGATTAAGAAGACTCATGCAGATTTTATTCAATTTGCAGGATTACCAATTGGTTGTGCTGTATATGGAATAAAAGTGAAAGCGCTTGAAGTAGTATGTGCAGTGAAAAAAGAGGTTGATACTGAAATTTGGGGGCCTTTAATCAACAGACCCGAGCTTTTCGATATAATACGCGAAGAAGTCCCTTCTTTCTATAATAGGCTAGACCTACGAATTACAAATGATTATTTTGAAGATTACCAGTTTTTAAATGCGGTATTTAAACATTTTGGTAAAAACGAAATTCCTTCATTATACAGTGTATTGGATTTACTTGACTTAAATCCTGAATATTTAAAAATTCATGGACATAGAATACAGGCAAGTTTATCAGAAGAACAATTGGGAAAGATTGATATCTACTTCAAAGAAAACTTAGTACGGATTAAAGAGATTAAAGCAGGGATATACAAAAAAATGATTTAA
- a CDS encoding DUF354 domain-containing protein, with translation MKTFLFALGHPAHYHLFKNIANMLKTDGHKVIFVITPKDILENLMILNNEEYSVLAKKKVNENILSKITKVIFSTKSLCKIVKSQNVDLLIGCLPQIAYCGKVLSIPSIFVGEDDFSITWMQGIITYPFANHILAPSSTNVNPFSFKKIAYLGYNELTYLHPNHFIPNKAIVEKYFSTVKPYFILRFAQLNAYHDLGVNAINTQTAQKLVDILNPYGDIYITSERELEPQFEQYRIKINPLDMHHVMAFASLYIGDSQTMAAEAGVLGTPFVRFNDFVGKIGYLKELEDVYKLGFGIKTSEVSKLYSTIEELLQMANRRKIFQNRRATMLSDKIDCSAFFTWFIENYPESKRILKADPDYQLNFK, from the coding sequence ATGAAAACTTTTCTCTTTGCATTAGGTCATCCTGCACATTATCATTTGTTTAAAAATATTGCAAATATGTTGAAAACAGATGGTCATAAGGTTATTTTTGTGATTACCCCAAAGGATATTCTTGAAAATCTAATGATTTTAAATAATGAAGAGTATTCTGTATTGGCAAAAAAGAAAGTAAATGAAAATATTCTTTCAAAAATAACCAAAGTAATTTTTTCTACAAAATCTCTTTGTAAAATAGTCAAATCGCAAAATGTAGACTTATTAATCGGTTGTTTGCCTCAAATTGCCTATTGTGGTAAAGTTCTTTCTATTCCATCAATATTTGTAGGAGAAGATGATTTTTCGATTACTTGGATGCAAGGAATAATAACATACCCATTTGCTAATCATATACTTGCGCCAAGTTCTACGAATGTTAATCCTTTTAGTTTTAAAAAAATTGCTTATCTTGGTTATAATGAATTAACATATCTTCACCCTAACCATTTTATTCCAAATAAAGCAATTGTTGAAAAGTATTTTTCGACTGTAAAACCATATTTTATTCTTCGTTTTGCACAATTAAATGCCTATCATGATTTGGGTGTCAATGCAATTAACACTCAGACAGCTCAGAAACTGGTTGATATTTTAAATCCTTATGGTGATATTTATATCACTTCTGAAAGGGAGCTTGAACCTCAATTTGAGCAATACCGGATTAAGATTAACCCCTTGGATATGCATCATGTTATGGCATTCGCCAGTCTTTATATTGGAGATAGTCAAACCATGGCTGCAGAAGCCGGGGTATTAGGTACTCCTTTTGTTCGATTTAACGATTTTGTTGGCAAAATTGGTTATCTTAAAGAACTTGAGGACGTATATAAGTTGGGTTTTGGTATTAAAACCAGTGAAGTATCAAAATTATACTCAACAATTGAGGAATTATTGCAGATGGCGAATAGGCGTAAAATATTCCAGAATAGAAGAGCGACCATGCTTTCTGATAAGATTGATTGCAGTGCATTTTTCACCTGGTTTATTGAGAATTATCCTGAGAGTAAAAGAATCTTAAAAGCAGATCCAGATTACCAATTAAATTTCAAATAA
- a CDS encoding acyltransferase, whose translation MVIFHFYKIIKGYLSKIKQYYFTAIVRYKAAKCSGKILVINRSSVTTNTYLGNNVNFQGMLITGKGKVVIGDNFHSGKGCIIMSHYHNYDHGAKIPYDDTYIIKDVIIEDNVWLGLNVTLLPGITLGEGSIIQAGSIVVSNIPSLAIAGGHPAKVFKYRDKEHYYRLKEENRFH comes from the coding sequence ATGGTTATATTTCATTTCTATAAAATAATAAAAGGATATCTTTCGAAGATTAAACAATATTATTTTACAGCAATAGTTAGATACAAGGCAGCAAAATGTTCAGGAAAAATACTTGTTATTAATCGTTCCTCTGTTACAACTAATACTTATTTAGGGAATAATGTTAATTTTCAAGGAATGTTAATAACAGGTAAGGGGAAAGTGGTTATTGGTGATAATTTTCACTCTGGTAAAGGATGTATAATCATGTCACATTATCATAATTACGACCATGGAGCAAAAATTCCTTATGATGATACTTACATTATAAAAGATGTTATAATTGAAGATAATGTATGGCTAGGTTTAAATGTAACACTATTGCCTGGAATAACTCTTGGTGAAGGATCTATTATACAAGCTGGGAGTATAGTCGTGAGCAACATTCCATCTCTTGCTATTGCAGGTGGACATCCAGCTAAAGTATTCAAATATAGAGACAAAGAACACTATTATCGGTTAAAAGAAGAAAATCGATTTCATTAA
- a CDS encoding glycosyltransferase family 2 protein: MKHIVITPVYNEEFFLNTYIHSIINQSLRPNELILVDDNSSDNSSLIIQEFAEHYPWISYIFHQSMNHKAQGGKVINAFNYGLEQTDLNDVDFISKIDADLELPPNYFMKIGQAFKEDSKVGICGGIIQELQENQWINIRAASYHIRGALKSYRRECFEQIGGLIPVLGWDGLDEMKAMHKKWTTKTIDSSVKHFRPASKDYDPVKLNYERGAANFLNGGNLFLAIIRSIVKCKKKPFIKVAFSFANGYLALYLKKDERNVDPALAKFINQFHFKRLLKLRRY, encoded by the coding sequence ATGAAACACATAGTAATAACACCTGTTTATAATGAAGAATTTTTTTTAAATACCTATATTCATTCAATTATAAATCAATCACTCCGTCCTAATGAATTAATATTAGTAGATGACAACTCATCAGACAACTCAAGTTTAATAATCCAAGAATTTGCAGAACATTATCCTTGGATTAGTTATATTTTTCATCAATCGATGAATCATAAAGCACAAGGGGGAAAAGTGATTAATGCTTTCAACTATGGATTAGAACAGACCGACTTAAATGATGTAGATTTTATTTCGAAGATCGATGCCGACTTGGAATTACCTCCCAACTACTTTATGAAAATAGGACAAGCTTTTAAAGAGGACTCAAAAGTTGGAATTTGTGGTGGAATTATTCAAGAATTGCAAGAAAATCAATGGATAAATATACGCGCTGCTTCTTACCATATAAGAGGAGCATTAAAATCGTATAGACGAGAGTGCTTTGAACAAATTGGTGGTCTTATACCTGTCCTTGGCTGGGATGGTTTGGATGAAATGAAAGCAATGCATAAAAAGTGGACTACTAAAACAATAGACTCTTCTGTCAAGCATTTTCGCCCAGCCTCTAAGGATTATGATCCTGTTAAGTTAAACTATGAACGTGGAGCAGCCAATTTTTTAAATGGGGGTAATTTATTCTTGGCCATAATTCGCTCAATTGTTAAATGCAAAAAAAAACCATTCATAAAAGTTGCTTTCTCATTTGCAAATGGTTACTTGGCATTATACTTAAAAAAGGATGAACGTAACGTTGATCCTGCATTAGCAAAATTTATCAACCAATTTCATTTTAAAAGATTATTAAAACTTAGAAGATATTGA
- a CDS encoding O-antigen ligase family protein, with protein MYFNQNKNSFISNVTGIIIVCISFIPLYNRYLTHQRVNRYDLNFTTLLIEYLLVIILVIIFFSRKPFKTESIFEKRISWLSKILVLYVSLSFVSCLFSKDVSRSLSLFAFGMIGPLFLYLIIVYRTSANFFNLNLLIRSFWISNILFLIIAYLFAFRYGFSSDLLEVRSGKNIYGSNSVIGSICFLLPIIFVKNQYLPKLKSANVILSLFGIISIIWVIISLSRWGYATLFITYFLISILINKSLSIKKIVIALILFILIMILVPRLNDLIIHRFTGNTSNISMESVYDNTSKEGRFVRWANAYSIMDNNLLLGIGLGNNYLVDPFKSPDAHNLFINLLLEQGLLIFLSFIAIFVALYKLVKSISKHYCNNKLKYLAISLGIGIFVFHFWSLTGGSHIQAAGIISAVKNYYFFISMGLLVYISRLLGKLNKIQESKTIEISGHQLTGFQITHHQKI; from the coding sequence ATGTATTTTAATCAAAATAAAAATTCATTCATTTCTAATGTTACAGGTATAATAATCGTATGCATTTCATTTATTCCTCTTTATAACAGATATCTTACTCATCAAAGAGTCAATAGATATGACTTAAATTTTACAACTTTACTAATAGAATATTTATTAGTAATAATATTAGTAATTATATTTTTTAGCAGAAAACCTTTTAAAACAGAAAGTATTTTTGAAAAGAGAATAAGTTGGTTATCAAAAATTCTTGTTCTTTATGTTTCCTTGTCATTTGTTTCTTGTCTGTTTTCGAAGGATGTTTCAAGAAGTTTAAGTTTATTTGCCTTTGGAATGATAGGCCCGTTGTTTTTATATCTTATAATTGTTTATCGAACATCAGCCAATTTTTTTAATTTAAATTTATTAATCAGATCTTTTTGGATATCAAATATCTTATTTCTAATAATCGCCTATTTATTCGCATTTAGATATGGTTTTTCATCAGATTTATTAGAAGTTAGATCAGGAAAGAATATTTATGGTTCTAATTCTGTCATTGGTTCTATCTGTTTTCTATTACCTATAATATTTGTTAAAAATCAATATCTTCCAAAACTAAAATCAGCTAATGTGATTTTATCACTTTTTGGAATTATCTCTATAATATGGGTAATAATATCATTGTCAAGATGGGGATACGCTACATTATTCATTACCTATTTCTTAATATCCATTTTAATAAATAAATCTCTTTCAATTAAAAAGATAGTAATTGCACTAATTCTCTTTATCTTAATAATGATTTTAGTTCCAAGGCTCAATGATTTAATAATACATAGGTTTACTGGGAATACCTCTAATATTTCCATGGAAAGCGTATATGACAACACAAGTAAAGAAGGACGATTCGTAAGATGGGCAAATGCATATAGTATTATGGATAACAATTTGCTTTTGGGAATAGGTTTGGGTAATAATTATTTAGTTGATCCCTTTAAATCACCTGATGCTCATAATTTATTCATTAATTTGTTGTTAGAGCAAGGACTTTTAATATTTTTATCTTTTATCGCTATTTTTGTTGCTTTATATAAATTAGTTAAAAGTATTTCTAAACATTACTGTAATAACAAGCTAAAATATTTAGCAATCTCTCTTGGAATTGGGATTTTCGTTTTTCATTTTTGGAGCTTAACCGGAGGAAGTCATATTCAAGCAGCAGGCATCATTTCTGCAGTGAAAAACTACTATTTCTTCATTTCGATGGGGCTATTGGTTTATATTTCAAGACTCTTAGGTAAATTGAATAAAATTCAAGAAAGTAAAACAATTGAAATATCAGGCCATCAATTGACGGGATTCCAAATTACGCACCATCAAAAGATATGA
- a CDS encoding lipopolysaccharide biosynthesis protein, translating to MFLDNITKTKLFKQTFTYTIINILEKSMPFLIMPILTRVISKDGMGYYTLYQTLFNILIPILTLSIDSAILVNFYKQSKESFPKYFSTGIYFSLAIYLIGLITGITFSESLSKLFGLPTIWIQLTMVIVLLQFFSELRKNLWRVSRQPLQYGYYSVPLTFSKNIIGLIFVFYFGYGWEGIILGHFIGQIIFSIYGIISFIKEGYIQKCVEIDSIKDMIKFGVPISIHRIGAWLSNALNRVLLNSIIGVAATGSYGVGATFGVIITVIGDAISKAYVPFLYEKLKIFNEKTSVQLVKLIYGYYGFYLILTFIMFIVGYYGVGLIFGEKYLDTRAFVFPVILSATINGLYKIHVDFISFTKKTYLIAATTISSGLLNIFIANRLISSHGIIGAAYSAVIIQFLTYIVILYISNKKFKLPWLYFISIK from the coding sequence ATGTTCTTAGACAATATAACAAAGACAAAATTATTTAAGCAAACTTTTACTTATACCATTATCAATATATTGGAAAAAAGTATGCCTTTTCTTATAATGCCTATATTAACAAGGGTTATATCAAAAGATGGAATGGGATATTATACATTATATCAGACCTTATTTAACATCCTTATTCCAATACTTACGCTTTCTATTGATAGTGCAATCCTTGTAAATTTTTATAAGCAAAGTAAAGAATCATTCCCAAAGTATTTTTCAACTGGTATTTATTTTTCACTTGCGATTTATTTAATTGGACTTATTACAGGTATTACTTTTTCTGAATCACTATCTAAACTATTTGGTTTGCCAACAATTTGGATTCAGTTAACCATGGTTATTGTGTTGTTGCAATTCTTTTCAGAACTCAGGAAAAACTTATGGAGGGTAAGTCGGCAACCTCTTCAATACGGTTATTATTCAGTTCCTTTGACATTTAGTAAAAATATTATAGGGTTGATTTTTGTTTTCTATTTCGGATATGGTTGGGAAGGTATAATATTAGGACATTTTATTGGGCAAATTATATTCTCGATATATGGTATTATTTCTTTTATTAAAGAGGGTTATATCCAGAAGTGCGTCGAAATTGATTCTATTAAAGACATGATTAAGTTTGGTGTACCTATTAGTATTCATAGGATAGGCGCCTGGCTGAGCAATGCACTAAATAGAGTATTACTAAATTCTATAATTGGGGTTGCAGCAACTGGAAGTTATGGTGTTGGTGCAACTTTTGGTGTCATTATTACTGTTATTGGCGATGCGATTTCTAAGGCATATGTTCCCTTTTTATATGAAAAGTTAAAAATATTTAATGAAAAGACTTCTGTTCAATTAGTTAAATTGATTTATGGCTATTATGGATTCTATCTTATATTAACATTTATAATGTTTATTGTTGGATATTATGGCGTTGGGCTCATATTTGGAGAAAAGTATCTTGATACACGAGCTTTTGTTTTCCCAGTAATATTATCAGCAACAATAAATGGTTTGTATAAGATACATGTGGATTTCATTTCTTTTACTAAGAAAACATATTTGATTGCTGCGACTACCATTTCCAGTGGTTTATTAAATATCTTCATCGCAAATCGATTAATTTCTTCCCATGGTATTATAGGTGCAGCTTATTCTGCTGTAATTATACAATTTTTAACATATATTGTTATTTTATATATTAGTAATAAAAAATTTAAATTACCATGGTTATATTTCATTTCTATAAAATAA